The following coding sequences lie in one Arachis stenosperma cultivar V10309 chromosome 5, arast.V10309.gnm1.PFL2, whole genome shotgun sequence genomic window:
- the LOC130979535 gene encoding protein SPIRAL1-like 1 produces the protein MGRGVSSGGGQSSLGYLFGSGEGEALKPAPKNSQPEAQTVNDVPPPKPAPPKITIDPNKPAGINSNSIDGQNTGNFITDRPSTKVHAAPGGGSSLGYLFGGPGDAK, from the exons ATGGGTCGTGGAGTTAGCAGTGGCGGCGGGCAAAGTTCATTAGGTTATCTTTTTGGTAGTGGAGAGGGAGAGGCCCTGAAACCAGCACCAAAAAATAGCCAACCTGAAGCACAGACCGTAAATGATGTGCCTCCTCCTAAGCCAGCACCTCCTAAAATAACAATAGACCCAAACAAGCCTGCTGGTATCAATAGCAATTCTATAGATGGCCAGAATACGGGCAACTTCATCACG GACCGACCTTCGACCAAGGTCCATGCTGCCCCTGGCGGGGGCTCCTCTCTGGGTTACCTCTTTGGTGGACCAGGTGATGCAAAATGA